The proteins below come from a single Oryzomicrobium terrae genomic window:
- a CDS encoding UDP-2,3-diacylglucosamine diphosphatase: protein MPKVRSIFISDLHLGTRACQAERLLDFLKETPADHLYLVGDIIDFWAMGRSIAWSPAQNTVVQKILRRARHGEQVVFIPGNHDEALREYVGVAFGDIRVESEWIHETADGRRFLLVHGDEFDQVTRYHRWVAVIGDVAYNALVRLNGWLSWVRRRLGRPGYWSLAGYAKRKVKSALQFIFDFEDAVIRHARARGLDGVVCGHIHWAAIKQVDGLTYVNCGDWVDSCTAIIEHFDGRLELLAWGSPFRPPADAPVALPAPVLQPSPVAARSAEGGVASDEAPGFYPSHPEGAA from the coding sequence ATGCCAAAGGTCCGCTCGATTTTCATCTCCGACCTCCACCTGGGCACCCGGGCGTGCCAGGCGGAACGCCTCCTCGACTTCCTCAAGGAGACCCCCGCCGACCATCTCTACCTGGTCGGCGACATCATCGACTTCTGGGCCATGGGGCGTTCGATCGCCTGGTCGCCGGCGCAGAACACGGTGGTGCAGAAGATCCTGCGCCGTGCCCGTCATGGCGAGCAGGTCGTGTTCATTCCCGGCAACCACGACGAAGCCCTGCGCGAATACGTCGGGGTCGCTTTCGGTGATATCCGGGTCGAGTCCGAGTGGATCCACGAAACCGCCGACGGGCGCCGCTTCCTGCTGGTGCACGGCGACGAGTTCGACCAGGTGACCCGCTACCACCGCTGGGTGGCAGTGATCGGCGATGTGGCCTACAACGCCCTGGTGCGCCTCAACGGCTGGCTCTCCTGGGTGCGCCGGCGCCTCGGTCGCCCCGGTTACTGGTCCCTGGCCGGTTACGCCAAGCGCAAGGTAAAGAGCGCGCTGCAGTTCATCTTCGACTTCGAGGATGCGGTGATCCGCCACGCCCGAGCCCGGGGATTGGATGGGGTGGTGTGCGGCCACATCCACTGGGCCGCAATCAAACAGGTGGACGGCCTGACCTATGTCAATTGCGGCGACTGGGTCGACTCGTGCACCGCCATCATCGAACACTTCGACGGGCGCCTGGAGTTGCTGGCCTGGGGCTCCCCGTTCCGCCCGCCCGCCGACGCTCCGGTCGCCTTGCCTGCCCCCGTGCTCCAGCCCTCGCCTGTCGCCGCCCGCAGCGCCGAGGGGGGAGTGGCATCGGACGAGGCGCCGGGCTTCTATCCCTCCCATCCCGAAGGGGCCGCCTGA
- the rpiA gene encoding ribose-5-phosphate isomerase RpiA has protein sequence MTQDELKRAVGQAAADYVAAHAPQGAVLGVGTGSTANCFIDAIAPFKDRFRGAVSSSEASTVRLRSHGFAVLDLNDVNEIPVYVDGADEVNDRLHMVKGGGGALTREKIVAAVASTFVCIADASKLVPVMGKFPLPVEVIPMARAYVARELTKLGGEPRLREGFVTDNGNVILDVHGLSIDDPVGLEARINQIVGVVTNGLFAARGADLLLLGTPGGVVQHLPR, from the coding sequence ATGACCCAGGACGAACTGAAGCGAGCCGTCGGCCAGGCCGCCGCCGACTACGTGGCGGCCCACGCCCCCCAAGGCGCGGTGCTCGGGGTGGGGACCGGCTCCACCGCCAACTGCTTCATCGACGCCATAGCTCCCTTCAAGGACCGTTTCCGCGGCGCCGTCTCCAGCTCGGAAGCCTCCACCGTCCGGCTGCGCAGCCATGGCTTTGCCGTGCTCGACCTGAACGACGTCAACGAAATCCCGGTCTACGTAGACGGGGCCGACGAAGTGAACGACCGTCTGCACATGGTCAAGGGCGGTGGCGGGGCGCTCACCCGGGAAAAGATCGTCGCCGCCGTGGCCAGCACCTTCGTCTGCATCGCCGACGCTTCCAAGCTGGTACCGGTGATGGGCAAGTTCCCCCTGCCGGTGGAAGTGATTCCCATGGCCCGGGCCTACGTCGCCCGGGAGCTCACCAAGCTCGGCGGTGAGCCGCGCCTGCGCGAGGGCTTCGTCACCGACAACGGCAACGTCATTCTCGATGTGCACGGCCTTTCCATCGACGATCCGGTGGGCCTGGAAGCCCGTATCAACCAGATCGTCGGCGTGGTCACCAACGGCCTGTTCGCCGCCCGCGGCGCCGACCTGCTGCTGCTCGGCACCCCAGGCGGCGTGGTGCAGCACCTGCCGCGCTAA
- the phoU gene encoding phosphate signaling complex protein PhoU, which translates to MLEHTSKQFDLELESLRTRVLQMGGLVEQQFRLAMEGLYSGDIAQLDRVITGDARVNELEVELDEACTQVIAKRQPTAIDLRMITTVIKAIGDLERIGDKAQKISKLGVRLYNQHASFAPDVELRHTADLALAMLRASLDAFARLDATAAAEVVHKDDQVDTEHTAIVRQLITFMMEDPRTISRSLDIMAIAKAVERVGDHAKNIAEYVIYMVKGRNVRHASPEELDREVNDH; encoded by the coding sequence ATGCTCGAACACACCTCCAAACAATTCGATCTTGAACTGGAAAGCCTGCGCACCCGGGTGCTGCAGATGGGCGGACTGGTCGAACAACAATTCCGCCTGGCCATGGAAGGCCTCTACTCGGGCGACATCGCACAGCTCGACCGGGTCATCACCGGTGACGCCCGGGTCAATGAACTGGAGGTAGAACTCGATGAGGCCTGCACCCAGGTCATCGCCAAGCGCCAGCCCACCGCCATCGACCTGCGCATGATCACCACCGTGATCAAGGCCATCGGCGACCTGGAGCGCATCGGCGACAAGGCGCAGAAGATTTCCAAGCTGGGGGTTCGCCTCTACAACCAGCACGCCTCGTTCGCCCCGGACGTGGAACTGCGCCACACCGCCGACCTGGCCTTGGCCATGCTGCGCGCCTCCCTGGACGCCTTCGCCCGCCTCGACGCCACCGCGGCCGCCGAGGTGGTGCACAAGGACGACCAGGTGGACACCGAGCACACCGCCATCGTCCGCCAGCTGATCACCTTCATGATGGAAGACCCGCGCACCATCTCGCGCTCCCTCGACATCATGGCCATCGCCAAGGCGGTGGAACGGGTCGGCGACCACGCCAAAAACATCGCCGAATACGTCATCTACATGGTCAAGGGGCGCAACGTGCGCCACGCCTCCCCCGAAGAACTGGACCGGGAAGTCAACGACCACTGA
- a CDS encoding HU family DNA-binding protein, whose product MNKNELIDAIAQEADVTKAAAGRVLDALTSTVVKAVAAGDSVTLVGFGSFKSSSRAAREGKNPKTGEKIKIPAATVPKFSAGAGFKEAVNKPAKKK is encoded by the coding sequence ATGAACAAGAACGAACTGATCGATGCCATCGCCCAGGAAGCGGACGTCACCAAGGCCGCCGCTGGCCGCGTGCTCGACGCCCTGACCTCCACTGTTGTGAAGGCTGTTGCCGCTGGCGACTCCGTCACCCTGGTCGGCTTCGGCAGCTTCAAGTCCAGCAGCCGGGCTGCCCGCGAAGGCAAGAACCCGAAGACTGGCGAAAAGATCAAGATCCCGGCCGCCACCGTGCCGAAGTTCTCCGCCGGCGCCGGCTTCAAGGAAGCCGTGAACAAGCCCGCCAAGAAGAAGTAA
- a CDS encoding oxidative damage protection protein: MARTVNCIKLGREAEGLDFPPMPGELGKKLWLNVSKEAWQQWIKLQTMIINENRLNLADARHRQYLQEQVEKHFFGEGADQVQGYVPPQS; this comes from the coding sequence ATGGCACGTACCGTTAACTGCATCAAGCTCGGCCGCGAAGCCGAGGGACTCGATTTCCCGCCCATGCCCGGCGAACTGGGCAAGAAGCTGTGGCTCAACGTTTCCAAGGAAGCGTGGCAGCAGTGGATCAAGCTGCAGACGATGATCATCAACGAAAACCGCCTCAACCTGGCCGATGCCCGTCACCGCCAGTACCTGCAGGAGCAGGTGGAGAAACACTTCTTCGGCGAAGGCGCCGACCAGGTGCAAGGCTACGTCCCCCCGCAGTCCTGA
- the argA gene encoding amino-acid N-acetyltransferase, with product MSGSSELPKSLPSQHSENFVAWFRSVAPYVNGFRGKTFVVGFGGKAISGPLAKTFAYDVNLLASLGVRLVLVHGARPQIDEELREKGIEPRYQGNYRVTDAATLDCVIDAVGSVYLEIEALLSQGLPNTPMAGSTIRVVGGNFITARPVGVLDGVDLQYTGAVRKIDGEGIKAQLGLGNIVLLSNIGASPTGEIFNLGMEDVAEAVAVAVGADKLIYLTDSQGASDAEGKLLDELTADAAEQLMRVGDWLSPDLKRYLPCAVRASRRGVKRVHIIGYTDDGALLQELFTHDGVGTVITRESLDVLRVAKPDDIGGLLSIIEPLENDGTLVPRPRELFEREINRFSVIEHDGLIVGCAALYPYGNGMAELACLAVNPDHRRWGYGERLMHHIEQQARVAGVSRLFVLTTRTSHWFLERGFALASVDELPDEKRLMYNYQRRSKVMVKTLVAE from the coding sequence ATGTCCGGCTCGTCCGAACTCCCGAAGTCCCTGCCATCCCAGCATTCCGAAAATTTCGTCGCCTGGTTCCGTTCGGTGGCGCCCTACGTCAATGGCTTTCGCGGTAAGACCTTCGTGGTCGGTTTTGGCGGCAAGGCCATTTCCGGCCCCCTGGCGAAGACCTTCGCCTACGACGTGAACCTGCTCGCCAGCCTGGGGGTACGCCTGGTGCTGGTGCACGGGGCACGGCCGCAGATCGACGAGGAATTGCGCGAAAAGGGCATCGAGCCGCGCTATCAGGGCAACTACCGGGTCACCGACGCCGCCACCCTGGATTGCGTCATCGACGCCGTGGGCAGCGTCTACCTGGAAATCGAGGCCCTGCTCTCGCAAGGCTTGCCCAACACGCCGATGGCCGGCAGCACCATCCGGGTGGTCGGCGGCAATTTCATTACCGCCCGGCCGGTGGGGGTGCTCGATGGCGTGGACCTGCAGTACACCGGGGCCGTGCGCAAGATCGACGGCGAGGGCATCAAGGCCCAGCTGGGCCTGGGCAACATCGTGCTGCTGTCGAACATCGGCGCCTCGCCCACCGGCGAGATCTTCAACCTGGGCATGGAAGATGTGGCCGAGGCGGTGGCGGTGGCGGTGGGGGCCGACAAGCTGATCTACCTCACGGACAGCCAGGGGGCGTCGGATGCCGAAGGCAAGCTGCTCGACGAGCTGACCGCGGATGCTGCCGAGCAGCTGATGCGGGTCGGCGACTGGCTCTCCCCGGACCTCAAGCGCTACCTGCCCTGTGCCGTACGCGCCAGCCGGCGCGGCGTCAAGCGGGTGCATATTATCGGCTACACCGATGACGGCGCGTTGCTTCAGGAGCTGTTCACCCACGATGGGGTGGGCACCGTGATCACCCGGGAATCCCTCGACGTGCTGCGCGTGGCCAAGCCTGACGATATCGGTGGCCTGCTCTCGATCATCGAGCCCCTGGAAAACGACGGTACCCTGGTGCCCCGCCCCCGGGAGCTGTTCGAACGCGAGATCAACCGCTTCTCGGTGATTGAGCACGACGGCCTGATCGTCGGTTGCGCCGCCCTCTACCCCTACGGCAACGGCATGGCCGAACTGGCCTGCCTGGCGGTGAATCCGGATCACCGGCGCTGGGGCTACGGCGAGCGGCTGATGCACCACATCGAGCAGCAGGCCCGGGTGGCGGGGGTGTCGCGGTTGTTCGTGCTCACTACCCGCACCTCCCACTGGTTCCTCGAACGGGGCTTCGCTCTCGCGTCGGTGGACGAGCTGCCCGACGAGAAGCGCCTGATGTACAACTACCAGCGCCGCTCCAAGGTGATGGTCAAGACCCTCGTCGCCGAGTAG